The following are encoded together in the Malaya genurostris strain Urasoe2022 chromosome 3, Malgen_1.1, whole genome shotgun sequence genome:
- the LOC131435961 gene encoding heat shock protein 75 kDa, mitochondrial, protein MSASRILQLQKLSKLIPTNRRLVISGFNFNNKSVNDKYGLRTPVWHQAPSIRCLSTQAAQEKSGFNSIIRDSEKTVGPSDKHEFQAETRMLLDIVARSLYSDKEVFVRELISNASDALEKFRYTIHTAGEGEKDFSEPDRSLEIHIGTNKQDRVFTLQDTGIGMTKEELISNLGTIARSGSKHFMEQIKEKGSSAENAQNIIGQFGVGFYSAFMVAERVDVFTRSSKVGSIGYKWTSDGTGNFEIQEAENVQPGTKIVVHLKADCREFADEDRIREVIRKYSNFVGSPIYLNGKQANQIQPIWLMEPKEVSQDQHNEFYRFVGNTFDIPRFTLHYKTDVPLSIRALLYFPEGKPGLFEMSRDSDIGVALYTRKVLIQSKTENLLPKWLRFVKGVVDSEDIPLNLSRELLQNSALIRKLRTVLTNRVLRFLQDRATKEPDNYDKFYVDYGLFLKEGIVTSTEPQEKEEIAKLLRFETSKEAGKKVSLPEYCNQQLEGQKDIYYLAAPNRTLAEASPYYESLKKKGIEVLFCYEAYDELVLMQLGQFLGKNLVSVEKEMRRSEKSDDATDQMIEGSLLKTQVDELLPWIKQKLAGKVANVKTTNKLDTHPCVITVEEMAAARHFVKTQTHNMSEENRYALLQPQLEVNAKHPIIKKLHKLVSSDPELAELLAKQLFSNAMVGAGLVEDPRMLLTSMNELLEKVLDKH, encoded by the exons ATGAGTGCATCTCGAATTTTGCAGCTCCAAAAGTTATCCAAATTAATTCCAACCAATCGGAGATTAGTCATCAGTGGGtttaatttcaataacaaaTCGGTGAACGATAAATACGGTCTCAGAA CTCCAGTATGGCATCAGGCACCGTCGATTCGTTGTCTGAGCACTCAAGCGGCTCAAGAAAAGAGTGGTTTTAATTCGATTATACGTGACTCGGAAAAAACCGTTGGTCCTAGTGACAAGCATGAGTTCCAGGCAGAAACGCGAATGTTGCTGGACATCGTAGCAAGGTCGCTGTACTCAGATAAGGAAGTTTTTGTACGAGAGCTAATTTCCAATGCAAGCGATGCTCTGGAAAAGTTTCGCTATACGATTCACACGGCTGGCGAAGGGGAGAAAGATTTTTCCGAACCGGACCGATCACTGGAGATTCATATTGGTACCAACAAACAGGACCGTGTTTTCACTCTTCAAGACACGGGTATTGGAATGACGAAGGAAGAATTAATATCCAACCTGGGAACTATTGCTCGATCTGGTTCGAAACACTTCATGGAGCAGATTAAAGAGAAAGGCTCAAGCGCCGAGAATGCTCAAAATATCATTGGTCAGTTTGGTGTTGGTTTCTATTCTGCATTTATGGTGGCAGAACGAGTTGATGTCTTTACCAGATCTTCCAAGGTTGGTTCTATTGGTTACAAGTGGACGTCCGATGGAACGGGCAATTTCGAAATTCAAGAGGCAGAAAATGTTCAGCCTGGAACAAAAATCGTTGTGCATCTGAAGGCTGATTGTCGTGAGTTTGCGGATGAGGATCGTATCCGGGAAGTTATCCGAAAGTACAGCAATTTTGTTGGAAGCCCAATCTATCTCAATGGGAAACAAGCCAATCAAATTCAACCGATTTGGCTGATGGAACCCAAGGAAGTGTCGCAGGATCAACACAATGAATTTTATCGATTTGTGGGAAACACTTTTGATATTCCCAGGTTTACGTTGCATTACAAAACCGATGTACCACTAAGCATACGGGCACTTCTTTACTTTCCGGAAGGGAAACCTGGTCTTTTTGAGATGTCTCGCGACTCCGACATTGGAGTAGCTCTTTACACACGTAAAGTTCTTATCCAATCAAAAACTGAAAACCTGTTGCCGAAATGGCTTCGTTTCGTAAAGGGTGTCGTTGATTCGGAGGACATACCCCTAAACCTTAGTCGAGAGTTACTTCAAAATAGTGCATTGATTCGTAAACTGCGAACAGTACTAACTAATCGCGTTCTCCGATTTTTACAAGATCGTGCCACGAAGGAACCGGATAATTACGACAAATTTTATGTAGACTATGGTCTTTTCCTAAAAGAAGGGATTGTTACTAGTACCGAACCCCAggagaaggaggaaatcgcCAAATTACTCCGTTTTGAAACTAGCAAGGAGGCAGGAAAAAAAGTCAGCCTTCCCGAATACTGTAACCAACAATTGGAAGGGCAAAAAGATATTTACTATTTGGCAGCACCCAATCGAACCCTTGCCGAAGCATCTCCTTACTATGAGTCGCTCAAAAAGAAGGGTATAGAAGTTCTTTTCTGCTATGAGGCCTACGATGAGCTAGTATTGATGCAACTTGGACAATTTCTCGGAAAAAATTTAGTATCAGTGGAAAAAGAAATGCGACGATCGGAGAAATCGGATGACGCAACTGATCAGATGATCGAAGGTTCGTTACTTAAAACGCAGGTGGATGAATTACTTCCATGGATTAAACAGAAGTTAGCCGGAAAGGTGGCCAACGTGAAAACAACCAACAAGCTCGATACCCATCCGTGCGTGATAACGGTAGAGGAGATGGCTGCTGCGCGTCACTTTGTAAAAACTCAAACTCACAACATGAGTGAAGAGAATCGATATGCTTTGCTACAACCACAGTTGGAAGTGAATGCTAA ACATCCGATCATCAAAAAGTTACACAAACTGGTATCATCCGATCCGGAATTAGCAGAGCTTCTAGCCAAGCAGTTATTTTCAAATGCCATGGTCGGAGCAGGCCTCGTAGAAGATCCTCGAATGCTACTCACGAGTATGAACGAGCTGCTGGAGAAAGTGTTGGATAAACATTAG
- the LOC131435962 gene encoding peptide deformylase, mitochondrial-like isoform X2, protein MLLHSIQRRGFTTTSQLTSFARWYRGLWEKGPLNEPPYNHVTQIGDPVLRQKSSLVPPEAVTSPEVRLLVKLMTDVMRKYDCVGLAAPQIGISLRILVMEFKEKLRDEYTSIEYKTREMNTLPLTVFINPELKVTNFEKKIFPEACQSVRGYSAEVPRYSGVLLRGLDENGFQKELSLKGWNARIAQHEMNHLNGIIYTDIMNRKTFTCTCWQAVNANRGRVSIGFHKK, encoded by the exons atgcttcttCATTCCATCCAACGACGTGGTTTTACTACAACCAGTCAGCTGACATCCTTTGCTCGCTGGTACCGCGGGCTCTGGGAAAAAGGTCCGCTAAACGAACCGCCGTATAATCATGTAACTCAAATCGGTGATCCTGTACTGAGACAAAAATCGAGTTTAGTACCACCGGAAGCTGTTACGTCTCCCGAAGTTCGCTTGCTCGTGAAACTTATGACGGATGTAATGCGAAAATACGATTGCGTTGGATTGGCCGCACCACAGATAGGAATTTCACTAAGAATTTTGGTGATGGAATTCAAAGAAAAGCTGCGAGATGAGTATACGAGTATAGAGTACAAAACTAGGGAAATGAATACCTTGCCTCTAACG GTTTTCATCAATCCCGAACTAAAAGTAACAAACTTTGAAAAGAAGATCTTTCCAGAGGCATGTCAAAGTGTGCGAGGTTACAGTGCGGAAGTGCCGAGGTATTCGGGAGTTCTGCTTCGAGGACTTGATGAAAATGGTTTCCAAAAAGAATTGTCGCTGAAAGGATGGAACGCACGTATAGCTCAGCACGAGATGAATCACTTGAATGGAATCATTTATACAGATATTATGAACCGAAAAACTTTTACATGTACTTGTTGGCAAGCGGTCAATGCGAACCGTGGACGAGTGAGTATcggttttcataaaaaataa
- the LOC131435962 gene encoding peptide deformylase, mitochondrial-like isoform X1: protein MHTSGHQLLEVIDTDFEIPEMLLHSIQRRGFTTTSQLTSFARWYRGLWEKGPLNEPPYNHVTQIGDPVLRQKSSLVPPEAVTSPEVRLLVKLMTDVMRKYDCVGLAAPQIGISLRILVMEFKEKLRDEYTSIEYKTREMNTLPLTVFINPELKVTNFEKKIFPEACQSVRGYSAEVPRYSGVLLRGLDENGFQKELSLKGWNARIAQHEMNHLNGIIYTDIMNRKTFTCTCWQAVNANRGRVSIGFHKK, encoded by the exons ATGCATACATCAGGGCATCAGCTGTTGGAGGTGATAGACAcagatttcga aattccagaaatgcttcttCATTCCATCCAACGACGTGGTTTTACTACAACCAGTCAGCTGACATCCTTTGCTCGCTGGTACCGCGGGCTCTGGGAAAAAGGTCCGCTAAACGAACCGCCGTATAATCATGTAACTCAAATCGGTGATCCTGTACTGAGACAAAAATCGAGTTTAGTACCACCGGAAGCTGTTACGTCTCCCGAAGTTCGCTTGCTCGTGAAACTTATGACGGATGTAATGCGAAAATACGATTGCGTTGGATTGGCCGCACCACAGATAGGAATTTCACTAAGAATTTTGGTGATGGAATTCAAAGAAAAGCTGCGAGATGAGTATACGAGTATAGAGTACAAAACTAGGGAAATGAATACCTTGCCTCTAACG GTTTTCATCAATCCCGAACTAAAAGTAACAAACTTTGAAAAGAAGATCTTTCCAGAGGCATGTCAAAGTGTGCGAGGTTACAGTGCGGAAGTGCCGAGGTATTCGGGAGTTCTGCTTCGAGGACTTGATGAAAATGGTTTCCAAAAAGAATTGTCGCTGAAAGGATGGAACGCACGTATAGCTCAGCACGAGATGAATCACTTGAATGGAATCATTTATACAGATATTATGAACCGAAAAACTTTTACATGTACTTGTTGGCAAGCGGTCAATGCGAACCGTGGACGAGTGAGTATcggttttcataaaaaataa
- the LOC131433806 gene encoding uncharacterized protein K02A2.6-like translates to MESAAIDVQELENATNSDVNLRIVKQCLRSGNWDKNEAKSYLPFKNELGFVGDILVRGNKLVVPTALKARMLDIAHEGHPGESIMKRRLRDRVWWPGKDSDAVARVKACEGCRLVGLPTRPEPMSRRPLPSGPWIDTAMDFLGPLPCGSYLFVIIDYYSRYKEVEIMSKITARDTICKLDRIFTRLGYPRTITLDNAKQFVSTELDLYSKLHGITLNHSTPYWPQENGLVERQNRSLVKRLQISAALGRDWKKDLHDYLIMYYTTPHSTTGKTPTELMYGYTIRSKLPAIGDIETAPQNTDFRDRDQSLKEKGKEIEDTRRRATRYSIDLGDTVLMLNLVPSSKLSTTFNPRRYTVVSRSGPRVTIEDPQTGKSYDRNVAHLKKIIELEQLSTKVTDDSSEDQELPRASSDEDFHGFELEDDNTERIPILPDRQRRTVKKPAWLNDYHL, encoded by the coding sequence ATGGAATCCGCTGCAATTGACGTGCAAGAACTTGAAAACGCGACTAACTCGGATGTAAACTTACGCATTGTTAAACAATGCTTGCGTTCCGGTAACTGGGATAAAAATGAAGCTAAATCGTACTTGCCCTTCAAGAATGAACTTGGATTCGTTGGCGATATACTGGTTCGAGGTAATAAGCTCGTCGTGCCTACAGCGTTGAAAGCGAGGATGCTTGATATTGCCCATGAAGGACATCCGGGCGAGTCTATAATGAAGCGGCGACTTCGCGATCGAGTATGGTGGCCCGGCAAGGATAGTGATGCAGTGGCTCGCGTGAAAGCATGTGAAGGTTGTCGTTTGGTTGGGTTACCTACCAGACCTGAACCGATGAGTCGTCGCCCGCTACCGTCTGGACCATGGATTGATACTGCAATGGATTTCCTCGGTCCATTACCTTGTGGTTCGTACCTTTTTGTCATCATCGATTACTATAGTCGCTATAAGGAGGTGGAAATAATGTCCAAAATAACGGCCAGGGACACAATCTGTAAACTTGACAGAATTTTCACTCGCCTGGGGTATCCTCGGACAATAACGCTCGACAATGCCAAGCAGTTCGTAAGTACAGAGTTAGATTTATACAGCAAGCTTCACGGAATCACATTGAACCATTCAACACCATATTGGCCGCAAGAAAATGGTCTCGTCGAACGGCAAAACAGATCGCTCGTAAAACGGTTACAGATCAGCGCTGCTCTAGGCAGAGATTGGAAAAAAGATCTACATGATTATCTCATTATGTATTATACAACACCACACTCGACTACCGGAAAAACGCCTACCGAGCTTATGTATGGCTACACGATTCGATCAAAGCTACCAGCTATAGGAGATATCGAGACCGCTCCACAAAACACAGATTTTCGTGACCGTGACCAATCATTGAAAGAGAAAGGAAAAGAGATAGAGGATACACGCCGTCGAGCTACTCGATATTCAATTGATTTAGGTGACACTGTGCTTATGCTGAACCTAGTGCCAAGCTCTAAGCTGTCCACAACTTTTAACCCGAGGCGATACACAGTGGTTTCGCGATCTGGTCCTCGTGTAACGATTGAAGACCCTCAGACGGGAAAATCCTACGACAGAAATGTCGCTCACCTCAAGAAGATTATCGAGCTCGAGCAATTATCGACTAAAGTAACTGACGATAGCTCTGAAGATCAAGAGCTGCCCCGAGCATCATCAGACGAAGATTTTCATGGGTTTGAGCTGGAAGATGATAACACAGAACGGATCCCGATCTTGCCAGATCGTCAACGCAGAACGGTGAAGAAACCAGCCTGGCTCAACGATTATCACCTTTAA